ACCCCACACGGTCACCGTCCGTGGCGCCTGCCCGCACGACTGCCCCGACACCTGCGCCCTGCTGACCACCGTGCAAGACGGCGTGGCCATCAAGGTGCAGGGCGACCCCGCCCATGCGCAAACCGGCGGTGTGCTGTGCACCAAGGTGTCGCGCTACACCGAGCGCACCTACCACCCTGATCGCGTGCTGCACCCGCTCAAGCGCGTGGGCCCCAAGGGCTCGGGGCAGTTCGTTCAAGTCAGTTGGGATGAGGCCCTGGACGACATCGCCCAGCGGCTGGCCGCCATCGCCGCACGCGACCCCGAGGCCATCCTGCCCTACAGCTACGCCGGCACCATGGGCCTGGTGCAGGGCGAAAGCATGGACCGCCGCTTCTTTCATCAACTGGGCGCCTCGCTGCTGGAGCGCACCATCTGCGCCTCGGCCGGCGGCATGGGGCTGGTGCACAGCATCGGCGCCAAGGTGGGCATGAAGGTGGAGCAGTTCGTGCACAGCCACCTCATCCTGATCTGGGGCGGCAACCCCGTGGGCAGCAGCCTGCACTTCTGGCGCTATGCGCAAGAGGCCAAGCGCCGTGGCGCGCGCCTGGTGTGCATCGACCCACGCCGCACCGAAACCGCCGAGAAGTGCCACCAGCACATCGCCCTGCGGCCCGGCACCGATGCGGCCCTGGCGCTGGCCATGATGCACGAGCTGATCACCCACGACTGGCTGGACCACGACTACATCGCCCAGCACACCACGGGCTGGCCCGCGCTGCGCGAACGCGCCCTGCAGTGGACGCCCGAGCGCGCCGCCCAGGTGTGCGGCATCGAAGCCGATGTGATCCGCGAGCTGGCCCAGGCCTGGGGCACCACGCGGCCCGCAGCCATCCGCCTGAACTACGGCATGCAGCGCACGCGTGGGGGTGGCAACGCCGTGCGGGCCGTGGCCTGCCTGCCCGCCCTCACCGGCGCCTGGCGCGAGGCCGCCGGTGGCTTGCTGATGAGCGCTTCAGGCCACTTCCCGGTGCAGCGCGATGCGCTGGGGCGCCCCGATCTGTTGGGCGAACGGCTGCCGCGCAGCATCAACATGTCCACCATCGGCGATGCGCTGCTGGGCCTGCAGCCCGACACCGCCCAGCGCCCCATCGAGGCCCTGGTGGTCTACAACAGCAACCCGCTGGCGGTGGCGCCTGAATCGGCCAAGGTGGCGCGCGGCCTGATGCGTGACGACCTGTTCACCGTGGTGCTGGAGCACTTCATGACCGACACGGCCGATCTGGCCGACTACGTGCTGCCCGCCACCACCCAACTGGAGCATTGGGATGTGCACGCCTCGTATGGCCACACCGATGTGCTGCTGAACCGCCCAGCCATCGCGCCCGTGGGCGAAGCCCGGCCCAACACCGCCATCTTCAGGGCCCTGGCGCAGCGCATGGGGCCCGCCTGGGGTTTTGACCAACCCTGCTTTGCCGATGACGACGAGGCCCTGTGCCGACAGGCCTATGGCGGGGCGATCGACTTCGAGCAGTTACTGGCCCACGGCCATGTGACCCTGCCCGTGCCGGATGCACCGTTTGCGCAAGGCGGCTTTCCGACGCCGTCGGGGCGCTTCGAGTTGTTCAGCGAGCGGCTGGCCGTGCAAGGCCTGGATGGCCTGCCCGACTTCCTGCCCAACCACGAAACGCCTCAGGCCGGCGGCCGCCATCCCCTGGCCATGATCTCGCCGCCGGCGCGCAACTTCTTGAATTCGAGCTTTGCCAACCTGAAAAGCCTGCGCGACATCGAACGCACGCCCGTGCTGGAGATCCACCCCGACGATGCGGCGCCACGCGGCATCCACGATGGCGACCCGGTGCGGGTGTTCAACGACCGGGGCGAGTACCACTGCACGGCGGTGGTGGGCCCGCGCGCACGCCCTGGCGTGGTCAATGGCCTGGGCATCTGGTGGCGCAAGGACGGCCCCAAGGGCACCAATGTGAACGAGCTCACCAGCCAGCACCTGACCGACCTGGGCCAGGCGCCCACGTTTTACGACTGTGCCGTGGAGGTGGCACGGGCCTGAGCCCACCAGCGCAGGGCGCCCTGCCCCACCCAGCGCCCATGGGCCAAGGCGGCCGTGAGCAGGTAGCCGCCCGTGGGGGCTTCCCAATCCAGCATCTCGCCAGAGCAAAACACCCCGGGCAGGGCCTGCAGCATGCCCTCAGGGGTCATGGCCTCCAGCAGCACGCCGCCGGCGGTGCTGATGGCCTCGTCCACGGGCCGGGTGGCCACCAGCGTCAACGGCAAGGCCTTGAGGGCCAGCGCCAGCCTCAGGGCGTCGTCCACCCCGTGTGGGCCCAGCACTTCGTGCAGCAACGCCAGCTTCAAGGGCGGCAAACCCAGCACGCTCTTGAGGTGCGTGGTCCAGCTGCGCGGGCCGCGGGGGCGACGCACCAGCTCCAGCACCTGCTCGGGGCGGTGGTTGGGCAAAAGATCCAGCGTCAGGGTGACGCGGCCCTCGCGTTCGATGGCGTCGCGCAGGCGGGCCGACAGGGCGTAGATCAGACTGCCTTCCACGCCCGTGTCGGTCAGCACGAACTCGCCCTGCTGGCGCAGCGCGGCGCCATGGGGCAGGCTGATGGAGGCCACCACGGGCTTCACCGGCTGCCCCGCAAAACGCTCACGCAGGAAGGGGCTCCAGCCACCGGCCACCTCGAAACCACAGTTGGAGGGCTTGAGCGGCGCCAGCCCCACCCCCCGCTGCGCCAGCACCGGCCACCAGGCGCCGTCCGAGCCCAGCCGGGCCCAGCTGGCCCCGCCCAGGGCCAGCACCACGATGTCGGCCCGACGGGTGCTGCGCCCCGCAGATGAATCGAACACCAGACCACCATCGTCTTGCCAGCCCAGCCAGCGATGACGGGTGTGCACCCGCAGGCCCGCGGCACGCAGGCGCGACAACCACGCCCGCAGCAAGGGGGCGGCCTTCATGTCGGTGGGAAACACCCGGCCCGAGGTGCCCACGAAGGTGCTGATGCCCAGGCCGTGCACCCACTCGCGCAAGGCCTCCGGACCAAACCCATCCAGCCAGGGACGCACGCGCTCGGCGCGCTCGGCATAGCGCGTCACGAAACGATCGTAGGGTTCAGCGTGGGTGAGGTTGAGCCCCCCGCGCCCCGCCAGCAGGAACTTGCGCCCCACCGAGGGCATGGCGTCGAACAGCTCGACCTGGGCGCCACCTTGCAAAAGGGTTTCGGCCGCCATCAGGCCTGCAGGCCCGCCTCCCACAATGATGACGTGGGGGGAAGAGACAGGCATGAGGGCATCGGACATGGACAAGGGGCACCAGCTGCGGCCAGACCACAGCCAAAAGGACAAGTCGCGATGGTAGCGGCGTTTGACGCCCCGCGCCACGCACACACAGGATCACCCCAGACCGGGCCCTTCCATGACTCCGGCACAATCCACCCCCATGACCGACGCGCTCACCCCCGACTCGAACGACAGCGCGAGTTTCGACAGCCACTTCCGCGACCCTGGCGAAGCCCCTGCCCACCCACTGGCCTGGGCACTGGGCCAGCGTGCGCCCTTGATTGAGGCCCTGCGGGGGCTGTTCAGCGGCCCGCAGGCCGGGGTGCAGCTGCGCCTGTGGTGCTTTCTGGAGCTGGCCAGCCAGCCACAAGGCCGCCTGTCACGCGATGACGTGAACCGGCTCTTTCACATGCTCTTGCCGGATTCGCTGGACAGCGCACTCAAGCGCCTGCGCGACCTGGACTTGCTCGTGTGGGACGCCACGGCACAGGACTACCACCTCTCTGCCCTGGCGCAGCAGGTGCACGGCCTGCTGGCCAGCCTGAGCACCCCGCCCCAAGGGGATGCCACCGACGAAATGGCCGACCTGCTGGCCCAGGTGGCCGGCGCCCAGCAACTGGGGCTGGTCAATGCCAACCAGCTCAAGCACCTGCACGCGCAGCTGGCGCGACTGCACGACGAATTCGGCGAAGCCATTGCCAGCGGCTCGGAAGCGCGCCTGCGCGCCGCCCAGCCCCGCTTTGACCGCGCCTTGCAACTGGTGGACCGCGCCGGGCAGGCGCTGACGGCCCTCATCCGCGCCGAACACGAAGACACCCGGCTGGAACGAGAGGCCCGGGCCATCGGCCAGGCCCAGGCCCGGCTGCTGGCCATGGCCAGCCAGTTCACCCGTGCCCTGCAGCAGGCCGACCGCCAGCGCCTGACCCTGGGCTCCACCGGCCTGACCACGTCAGATGTGCGCGCCTGGCTGCAAAGCCACCCCGCGCTGCACGAGCTGATGGGCGAGGCCCTGAACCTGCCGGTGCGACCGGTGCTGGTCAGCCAGCATGACCTGGTGGACGTGGCCGAGGGCGAGTTCGAGCGCGACCGCCCCAACCCGAACCAGGCCACCGGCCTGCCGCCTGCCACGCAAGCCGCCGAGGGCGCCTTGGACACCCTGAGCCTGCCCGCCGAGCTGGGTGGCCTGATCGACCAGCTGGCCCGCTGGCACACCCAGGCGCCCCAGCAAGAGCGCCCCCTGGCCGATGCCATCCTGGGCGGCCGCTTTGCCCAGGCCGCCTACCGCATGCAATTGATGCCGCTGGTGGGCGACGCCCAGGCCCAGACCCTCAAAGGCCTGACCGGCGATCTGGCCCGCGCGCCCTGGCGATGGGCGTTTGAAGCCCGCCACCAGACCACCACCGACGAGGCCGTGGCCCTGATCAGCGAAGGCGTGATCAGCCCCCGGCCTGTTGACGACACCCCTGCCCCATGAGCGCACACCTTGACGATGCGGCCCTGCTGGCCGCCGAACTGCTGGCCCGACGCTGGTTGCCCCGGCAACACCCTCGCGTGAAGCGCGCCCTGATCGATGCCGACCTGTGGGCCGCCACGCAAGAGCGCCTGGCCCAGGTGGGCCTGCGCCTGATCGACAACCTCTACGCCGACCACATCGCCGTGGCGCTGCTGCGTCCGGCCGAAGCCGCCGTGTTTGGCGAGGCCGGCCTCAACAGCCACAACAACATCGACCTGCCGCGCGATGCCGTGTCCCTGCTGGTGGTGCTGTGGGCGCTGATCATCCTGCCCAAGCGCGAACGCCAGCAAGCCCGTGCCGCGCAGGCCGAGGGCGAACTGCAAAACGACATGTTCGGCAAGGACAAGCCCGTGCCCTCGGCCGCCAGCGTCAGCCCCTTGGTGCCCTACCGGGCCCTGCTGGCCGACTTCGGGGTGCAACTGGGCAAAAAAACCCGTCTGGACACCAACCTCAAACGCCTGGAACACCACGGCTTCATCACGCGCAAAGGCGAAGACATCGCCGAAGGCCCGCTGCTGGACCTGCTGCTGGACTACGACGCCCTGGCCCCACGCATCCTGCAAGGCGCGCTGAGCGACGTGCTCACCCAGGCGCGCGAGCTGTTTGCCCACCTGCCCCAGGCCATGACCCAGCCCCCGCTGGAAGAGATCATCGAAGACGAGGCTGCGGACGAAGACAGCGCGCCTGCCTGATCACTCGCGCAGCGCGTGCAGTAGCAGGGCCATCTGGCCTTCGCTGAGTGGCGCGTCACTGCCGCTGCGCACGCAGTCCAGCAAGTGGCCATCCACCACCGAGAGCAGCAAACGGGCTCGTGAGCCGGTGTCGCGCAGGCCACAGCGTGCCAGGGCGGCTTCAGTGGCCGCCAGAAACTGGTCCCTCATCGGGCCCAGGATGGCCGACAGCTCCGGCTCTCTGGACGCCACCAGGAACAGCTCGAAACGGGCCACCAGCCGAACCCGCTTGGGCGGCGTCAGCCAATCACGCAGCCGATGCTGCAGCAATGCCAGCAAATCAGCCAAGGCCAAAGGCGTGTCGTGGCTTGGTGATGCTGCCGCATCGGCGGCCAGATCGGCCAGGTCCAGGGCCACATGGCGAGCCAGCGTCAACTTGAGCAGTTCGAGCCGGGTACGGCAATAAAACGAGGTTGATCCAGCCGGCAGGCCCGCCTGGGCGTCAACGGCACGGTGGGTGAGCGCCCTGGCGCCCTGGGTGCCCAGGATGGCCATGGCGGCATCGGCAATCAGCGTCTTGCGGTCGGGTTCCATCAGGCGCAAGCGTATCGGGTTTTGCACCACGGGTTTTCACCATCACCCTGCGTCATCTACACCTGTAGAGTTGACCTCTACTTTTGTAGAGAACTGGACACCCCATGCCTGCTTTCGACAGACTGCCTTTCGGGCCCCAGCGCTGGCTGCGCGCCCTGGCCTTGAGCATCGTGCCCCTGGCGCCGGTGGCTGTGGGCCTGAACCTGAGCACCACCAGTGAGGTTCACGCCAGCAGCGCGCCCACCATCGCCTTCACGCTGTCGGGCGTGCGGCCCGAAGCGCTGAACTGGTTGTGGGACAACCTGGACGAGGGTCTGTTCAAGCGCGCCCACGCCGACCACCGGGGCTTCCGATGGATTCAAGCGCCCACCACACCCGAGCACCTGGGTTATTCGGCCGGGGCCCGCTTCGAGGCCCGGGTGCGCTGGGAAGGTGTCGAGCACGTGCTGGACGTGGCCTACCTGCCTTACCAGTCGGTGCAAGGCCAGGTGCCCTCCGACAACTTCCTGGGCACCAAGCCTTACAGCTTCTTGGCCCTGAGTGTGCGCGTGGATGGCGGCGCCGCCGTGCAGGTGCTGGTGCACTACGAGGCCACGGGGGCTGCTTTCGAGCACTGCGCGGTGCGCATCGAAGCCCTGAACCCACATGAGGCACCCGCTGTGGCTGCAGCGGTCATCCAGGTCATCGGCCGCACCCTGCAAGGCCTGCAGCCCACCGTGATGAACGAACTGGACCAGCGCTACTTCAACCAGGTCTTTCTGCAGCGCGGCAGCTACCAGATCGGTGCGCTGAGCAAACAACTCACCAAGCGCCTGACGGTGGTGCAAGAGATCAAGGGGATCACCCCCGACATGCTGGCCTGGTGGTGGGACCACATTGGCAACACCGCGCGCTACAAGCTGTGGCAGCCCATCGACCACCTCAGCTTCAGCTGGCGCGTGCCGCCCACCC
This genomic window from Aquabacterium sp. A3 contains:
- a CDS encoding molybdopterin-containing oxidoreductase family protein → MSTPTTPPHTVTVRGACPHDCPDTCALLTTVQDGVAIKVQGDPAHAQTGGVLCTKVSRYTERTYHPDRVLHPLKRVGPKGSGQFVQVSWDEALDDIAQRLAAIAARDPEAILPYSYAGTMGLVQGESMDRRFFHQLGASLLERTICASAGGMGLVHSIGAKVGMKVEQFVHSHLILIWGGNPVGSSLHFWRYAQEAKRRGARLVCIDPRRTETAEKCHQHIALRPGTDAALALAMMHELITHDWLDHDYIAQHTTGWPALRERALQWTPERAAQVCGIEADVIRELAQAWGTTRPAAIRLNYGMQRTRGGGNAVRAVACLPALTGAWREAAGGLLMSASGHFPVQRDALGRPDLLGERLPRSINMSTIGDALLGLQPDTAQRPIEALVVYNSNPLAVAPESAKVARGLMRDDLFTVVLEHFMTDTADLADYVLPATTQLEHWDVHASYGHTDVLLNRPAIAPVGEARPNTAIFRALAQRMGPAWGFDQPCFADDDEALCRQAYGGAIDFEQLLAHGHVTLPVPDAPFAQGGFPTPSGRFELFSERLAVQGLDGLPDFLPNHETPQAGGRHPLAMISPPARNFLNSSFANLKSLRDIERTPVLEIHPDDAAPRGIHDGDPVRVFNDRGEYHCTAVVGPRARPGVVNGLGIWWRKDGPKGTNVNELTSQHLTDLGQAPTFYDCAVEVARA
- a CDS encoding TIGR03862 family flavoprotein: MPVSSPHVIIVGGGPAGLMAAETLLQGGAQVELFDAMPSVGRKFLLAGRGGLNLTHAEPYDRFVTRYAERAERVRPWLDGFGPEALREWVHGLGISTFVGTSGRVFPTDMKAAPLLRAWLSRLRAAGLRVHTRHRWLGWQDDGGLVFDSSAGRSTRRADIVVLALGGASWARLGSDGAWWPVLAQRGVGLAPLKPSNCGFEVAGGWSPFLRERFAGQPVKPVVASISLPHGAALRQQGEFVLTDTGVEGSLIYALSARLRDAIEREGRVTLTLDLLPNHRPEQVLELVRRPRGPRSWTTHLKSVLGLPPLKLALLHEVLGPHGVDDALRLALALKALPLTLVATRPVDEAISTAGGVLLEAMTPEGMLQALPGVFCSGEMLDWEAPTGGYLLTAALAHGRWVGQGALRWWAQARATSTAQS
- a CDS encoding TetR/AcrR family transcriptional regulator, whose translation is MQNPIRLRLMEPDRKTLIADAAMAILGTQGARALTHRAVDAQAGLPAGSTSFYCRTRLELLKLTLARHVALDLADLAADAAASPSHDTPLALADLLALLQHRLRDWLTPPKRVRLVARFELFLVASREPELSAILGPMRDQFLAATEAALARCGLRDTGSRARLLLSVVDGHLLDCVRSGSDAPLSEGQMALLLHALRE
- a CDS encoding DAPG hydrolase family protein, encoding MPAFDRLPFGPQRWLRALALSIVPLAPVAVGLNLSTTSEVHASSAPTIAFTLSGVRPEALNWLWDNLDEGLFKRAHADHRGFRWIQAPTTPEHLGYSAGARFEARVRWEGVEHVLDVAYLPYQSVQGQVPSDNFLGTKPYSFLALSVRVDGGAAVQVLVHYEATGAAFEHCAVRIEALNPHEAPAVAAAVIQVIGRTLQGLQPTVMNELDQRYFNQVFLQRGSYQIGALSKQLTKRLTVVQEIKGITPDMLAWWWDHIGNTARYKLWQPIDHLSFSWRVPPTQPDMQYDIGAVQRVRETIGRSAWSLDITGADPALRPPPVPLTAGEGYFYALANPPWVGGLLPPNGLLHSWRPTPRGDGVVLTSTFENTALVQLLSRTFFDDLGRHALREFQMLPYFLPRLYRREHLGE